A stretch of Janibacter endophyticus DNA encodes these proteins:
- a CDS encoding ABC transporter substrate-binding protein codes for MRTRRIAALAVAGAMLAVAGCDPLTDPTSAPTTTPLSGPAQQLTVLSHGPVLAWDPQRITSRQQSLFASRTYLRTLTTYAPATDLGGQKELVGDLASSTGTPSKDRRQWSFTLRSGVTWQDGSQVTCSDLRYGVARSFAKETGSAGYALTYLDIPKNPDGTSRYPGPYGKEGQSKEAKKLLERAVGCKGARVTYRLSEPVADFGAVVSMPEFAPVKAAKDTREDSVYRAWSNGPYQLKEPWRPGEGGVWVRNPEWDAKSDPVRTPTVQQIDHREGVDAVEAVRRITEGEDGSRAVLLDPLPQDLIAPVTESEGSAATVSAEAQIVDYLAPNHESKLMRNADVRRALALSTDREAYTEALGGSAMAVPTWSLLGSALPSAHDPVLDRGPTGDVEEAKALLAKAKQPTPTIRVAYRSGEMSDPAMAALKAGWERAGFVVELTGITEDYFTTISAPAAKDDFDVFWANWGADYPSAATILPLLFDSRSNISSASAGRDHGYVKDDKINKAMDAALRQPAHNKRAEQWAAVDTTLLERASYIPLAHHRSTFVAGTDVTDLSANAVFGGAVELGAIGVAR; via the coding sequence ATGAGGACCCGACGAATCGCCGCGCTCGCCGTGGCGGGCGCGATGCTCGCCGTCGCCGGCTGCGACCCGCTCACCGACCCGACGTCCGCGCCGACGACGACCCCGCTCAGCGGCCCGGCGCAGCAGCTCACGGTCCTCTCGCACGGTCCCGTCCTCGCGTGGGACCCGCAGCGGATCACCTCACGCCAGCAGTCGCTCTTCGCCAGCCGTACCTACCTGCGCACCCTGACGACGTACGCCCCCGCGACCGACCTCGGAGGGCAGAAGGAGCTCGTGGGGGACCTCGCGAGCTCGACCGGGACGCCGAGCAAGGACCGCAGGCAGTGGTCCTTCACCCTGCGCAGCGGCGTCACCTGGCAGGACGGCTCGCAGGTCACCTGCTCTGACCTGCGCTACGGCGTCGCCCGCTCCTTCGCCAAGGAGACCGGGTCCGCCGGCTACGCCCTGACCTATCTCGACATCCCGAAGAACCCCGACGGCACGTCGAGGTACCCGGGGCCCTACGGCAAGGAGGGCCAGAGCAAGGAGGCCAAGAAGCTCCTCGAGCGGGCCGTCGGGTGCAAGGGCGCGAGGGTGACCTACCGGCTGAGCGAGCCGGTCGCCGACTTCGGCGCCGTCGTCTCGATGCCCGAGTTCGCCCCCGTCAAGGCAGCCAAGGACACGCGGGAGGACTCGGTCTACCGTGCGTGGTCCAACGGCCCGTACCAGCTCAAGGAGCCGTGGCGGCCCGGCGAGGGCGGCGTCTGGGTCCGCAACCCCGAGTGGGACGCGAAGAGCGACCCGGTCCGCACCCCGACGGTGCAGCAGATCGATCACCGCGAGGGGGTCGACGCGGTCGAGGCGGTCCGGCGGATCACCGAGGGGGAGGACGGCTCGCGCGCCGTGCTCCTCGACCCCCTGCCCCAGGACCTCATCGCCCCCGTGACCGAGTCCGAGGGGTCCGCGGCGACCGTCTCCGCCGAGGCGCAGATCGTCGACTACCTCGCCCCGAACCACGAGAGCAAGCTCATGCGCAACGCCGACGTCCGTCGGGCGCTCGCGCTCTCGACCGACCGTGAGGCGTACACCGAGGCCCTCGGCGGCAGCGCGATGGCCGTCCCGACCTGGTCCCTGCTCGGGAGCGCCCTGCCCTCTGCCCACGACCCCGTCCTCGACCGCGGGCCAACCGGTGATGTCGAGGAGGCCAAGGCGCTCCTCGCCAAGGCCAAGCAGCCCACCCCGACGATCCGGGTCGCCTACCGTTCCGGCGAGATGAGCGACCCCGCGATGGCGGCGCTCAAGGCCGGCTGGGAGCGGGCCGGCTTCGTCGTCGAGCTCACCGGGATCACCGAGGACTACTTCACGACGATCTCGGCGCCGGCGGCCAAGGACGACTTCGACGTCTTCTGGGCCAACTGGGGCGCCGACTACCCCTCGGCGGCGACCATCCTGCCGCTGCTCTTCGACAGCCGGAGCAACATCTCCTCCGCCTCGGCGGGCCGCGACCACGGCTACGTCAAGGACGACAAGATCAACAAGGCCATGGATGCGGCGCTGCGTCAGCCCGCGCACAACAAGCGGGCCGAGCAGTGGGCCGCCGTCGACACGACCCTGCTCGAGCGCGCCAGCTACATCCCGCTCGCCCATCACCGCTCGACCTTCGTCGCGGGGACCGATGTCACCGACCTCAGCGCCAACGCCGTCTTCGGCGGGGCCGTCGAGCTCGGTGCGATCGGCGTCGCCCGATGA
- the mshB gene encoding N-acetyl-1-D-myo-inositol-2-amino-2-deoxy-alpha-D-glucopyranoside deacetylase, which produces MSLRLLFVHAHPDDETLATGVAVAHHVARGDEVTVLTCTLGEQGEVIPPELAHLAAEQDDTLGPYRREELRRAMAAIGAEHRVLGERPGALSRYRDSGMAGTPSAADPRCFVQADADVAAALVRDVVIEVAPDLVITYDAQGGYGHPDHIQTHRVVRAAVAGLPDGARPPVLAALTPSSWALEDRAWLAEHGPAEPAWTLPTGDLPPSVVPDEVVTYEVVDPDAVSAQVAALREHATQVSVSGEQYALSNDIAARLSGREGYAEIDLATGAPVPATEPGRRPLREAVRR; this is translated from the coding sequence ATGAGCCTGCGCCTGCTCTTCGTCCACGCCCACCCCGACGACGAGACCCTGGCGACGGGTGTCGCCGTCGCCCATCACGTCGCGCGTGGCGACGAGGTGACGGTCCTCACGTGCACCCTCGGCGAGCAGGGCGAGGTCATCCCGCCCGAGCTGGCTCACCTCGCGGCCGAGCAGGACGACACCCTCGGCCCGTACCGGCGTGAGGAGCTGCGGCGCGCCATGGCCGCGATCGGTGCCGAGCACCGGGTGCTGGGGGAGCGTCCGGGGGCGCTCTCGCGCTACCGCGACTCCGGGATGGCCGGCACCCCGAGCGCCGCCGACCCGCGCTGCTTCGTGCAGGCCGACGCCGACGTCGCGGCGGCGCTCGTGCGAGACGTCGTCATCGAGGTCGCGCCCGACCTCGTCATCACCTACGACGCCCAGGGTGGCTACGGGCACCCCGACCACATCCAGACCCACCGGGTCGTCCGGGCCGCCGTCGCCGGCCTGCCCGACGGTGCCCGCCCGCCCGTCCTCGCCGCGCTCACCCCTTCGTCCTGGGCGTTGGAGGACCGGGCCTGGCTGGCCGAGCACGGCCCCGCGGAGCCCGCGTGGACGCTGCCGACCGGGGACCTGCCCCCCTCGGTCGTCCCGGACGAGGTCGTGACCTACGAGGTCGTCGACCCGGACGCGGTGAGCGCCCAGGTCGCCGCGCTGCGGGAGCACGCCACCCAGGTGAGCGTCTCGGGCGAGCAGTACGCGCTCTCCAACGACATCGCCGCACGCCTCTCCGGACGAGAGGGCTACGCCGAGATCGACCTGGCCACCGGTGCCCCGGTCCCGGCGACCGAGCCCGGACGCCGCCCGCTGCGTGAGGCGGTCCGCAGGTGA
- a CDS encoding flavin reductase family protein, whose protein sequence is MSRLATGVTVVTTTAEGHDHAMTANSFTSVSLDPPLVLLCVQQDRGFHEAVTASGRWGVSVLTESQRATASWLSTPGRPLHGQLGRVPHYRSESGVVLLEGALAVLECETVQAHVAGDHVILVAQVLRAEHTDRGEPLVYFRSRYTSTR, encoded by the coding sequence ATGAGCCGCCTCGCGACGGGGGTCACGGTCGTGACGACGACGGCCGAGGGCCACGACCACGCGATGACGGCCAACTCCTTCACGTCGGTCTCGCTCGACCCCCCGCTGGTGCTGCTCTGCGTCCAGCAGGACCGTGGGTTCCACGAGGCCGTCACCGCGTCCGGGCGATGGGGGGTGTCGGTCCTCACCGAGAGCCAGCGGGCCACCGCGTCCTGGCTCAGCACGCCAGGACGGCCCCTGCACGGGCAGCTGGGACGCGTGCCGCACTACCGCTCGGAGTCCGGCGTGGTGCTCCTCGAGGGCGCCCTGGCCGTCCTGGAGTGCGAGACTGTCCAGGCTCACGTGGCCGGTGACCATGTCATCCTCGTCGCGCAGGTCCTCAGGGCCGAGCACACAGACCGTGGGGAGCCCCTGGTCTACTTCCGCAGCAGGTACACGAGCACGAGGTGA